The following proteins are co-located in the Diorhabda carinulata isolate Delta chromosome 4, icDioCari1.1, whole genome shotgun sequence genome:
- the LOC130893354 gene encoding lysyl oxidase homolog 3 — protein MWLQKLVICFLIISIVEIIVLCDTPPEIKLQRAQLIKKHLKRLKKVDGAIKLVGGAGEFEGNVEILHDGTWGAICDDEWDVTEAKIICKQLGYSGENAVPTANSYFGPAKRKFWMDNVYCDNTDTEITNCRFDGWGQHDCTPTEAAGVICEKPEDILKKQAPRHTSNMIRLPKNMKVRLTNGRVKTEGRVEIKIQDEWEVVCGDGWSLLESLVVCKTLDMGFASDAMQTNYFGGNLTKQSLANIKCIGNEKSLKECMYDEHSVGQCESTDVAAVSCTQTLADLSIDHYELMRSAHLEDRQMFYLQCAMEENCVATTAYEIQKENPAWHLDSRRLLKFTAKIFNAGNADFRPAIPKHLWEWHMCHMHYHSMEVFATFDIYDGKGQRVAEGHKASFCLEDNQCLPGVAPKYACANYGDQGISVNCSDIYKYTVDCQWVDITDLKPGVYTMKVAVNPEFKVAEMTFENNAAVCDFHYTEYYGTVTNCSVQRP, from the exons ATGTGGTTACAAAAATtggtaatttgttttttgataataagcattgttgaaataattgttttgtgtGATACACCGCCAGAGATAAAACTCCAACGGGCACAACTAATCAAAAAACATCTCAAGAGGCTTAAAAAAGTCGACGGTGCTATTAAATTAGTAGGAGGTGCCGGGGAATTTGAAG GGAACGTGGAAATTCTTCATGACGGTACGTGGGGCGCGATATGTGACGATGAATGGGACGTAACCGAAGcgaaaattatttgtaaacagCTTGGATATTCCGGAGAAAATGCTGTACCGACAGCAAATTCTTATTTTGGTCCAGCtaaaa GAAAATTCTGGATGGACAATGTATATTGTGATAACACGGATACTGAAATAACCAATTGTCGATTTGATGGATGGGGACAGCACGATTGTACCCCTACTGAAGCCGCTGGTGTTATATGTGAGAAACCCgaagatatattgaagaaaCAAGCTCCAAGACATACAAGCAACAT GATCCGATTACCGAAAAATATGAAAGTGAGATTGACCAATGGTAGAGTGAAAACTGAAGGAAGGGTGGAAATTAAAATTCAAGATGAATGGGAGGTAGTTTGTGGAGACGGTTGGTCTTTACTTGAATCTTTAGTCGTTTGCAAGACTTTGGATATGG GTTTTGCAAGTGACGCTATGCAAACCAATTACTTTGGAGGAAATCTAACCAAACAAAGTTTAGCTAACATAAAATGTATAGGAAATGAAAAATCCTTGAAGGAATGTATGTATGACGAGCATTCCGTTGGACAATGTGAAAGTACTGATGTCGCAGCTGTTTCTTGTACCCAAACATTAG CGGATTTATCTATCGACCACTATGAGCTCATGAGATCTGCCCATTTAGAAGACAGGCAAATGTTTTATCTCCAATGCGCCATGGAAGAAAATTGTGTCGCTACAACTGCTTACGAAATTCAAAAGGAAAACCCAGCTTGGCATTTGGATTCTAGGAGGTTATTGAAATTCACTGCTAAAATATTTAACGCTGGTAATGCCGATTTCAGGCCGGCCATTCCTAAACATTTGTGGGAATGGCATATGTGTCATAT GCACTATCACAGTATGGAAGTTTTTGCAACATTTGATATATACGATGGAAAAGGGCAACGAGTAGCAGAAGGTCACAAAGCTTCTTTCTGTTTGGAAGATAATCAGTGTCTCCCTGGAGTGGCTCCGAAATATGCTTGTGCTAATTATGGGGATCAAGGAATATCAGTAAACTGTTcggatatttataaatatacagtgGACTGTCAATGGGTAGATATTACTGATCTGAAACCGGGGGTGTATACCATGAAAGTGGCAGTTAACCCGGAATTTAAGGTGGCGGAGATGActtttgaaaataatgctgcGGTTTGTGATTTTCATTATACGGAATATTACGGTACGGTTACTAATTGTAGTGTACAAAGGCCTTAG
- the LOC130893355 gene encoding BTB/POZ domain-containing protein KCTD9 yields the protein MSVKKVILNINGEITNSGLLINLPDDLDDLLKTASCELNITARRLFLEDGTEIKDISYIRNRDKIYFSEGEDFKHSPISVGSNSDWITLNVGGKLFTTSKRTLTNSEPSSMIARMFSEDTGGYLSPSSLDKNGAYLIDRTPTYFEPLLNYLRCGQLVYDKNINPEGILEEAKFFGIESVIPILEQCISKQKQNRDNLPLTRRDVIEALIKSPHSAELRFQGVNLSGADLSRLDLRNINFKYANLQGCNLMGANLSWCCLERADFSHAVLDTAQLLGVKSLCANFEGVTMRNCNFKDPAGFRANMEGVNLKCAILEGSDMGGVNLRVATLKHANLKNCDLRAAVLAGADLENCDLSGSDLHEANLRGANLKDAAFELMLTPLHMSQTIR from the exons ATGAGTGTTAAAAAGGtgatattaaatataaacgGTGAAATTACGAACAGCGGACTG ttaataaatttGCCAGATGATTTAgatgatttattaaaaacagCATCTTGCGAGTTAAACATAACAGCACGAAGACTATTTTTGGAAGATGGAACAGAGATTAAAGATATTTCGTATATCCGTAATAGGGATAAGATTTATTTTTCCGAAGGGGAAGACTTTAAACACTCACCTATCTCTGTTGGGTCTAATTCAGACTGGATAACTTTAAATGTAGGAGGAAAACTTTTCACTACGTCGAAGCGAACATTAACTAATAGCGAACCTTCTAGTATGATTGCAAGAATGTTTTCTGAAGATACTGGCGGTTATTTATCTCCGAGTAGTCTAGATAAAAATGGGGCGTATTTAATAGACAGAACACCGACTTACTTTGAACCGTTACTGAATTATCTCCGATGTGGTCAGCtagtttatgataaaaatataaatcccGAAGGAATTCTTGAGGAAGCCAAGTTTTTTGGTATAGAATCAGTTATACCAATATTAGAACAGTGCATTagtaaacaaaaacaaaatagagaCAATTTACCATTAACTAGGAGAGATGTAATTGAAGCTCTAATAAAGAGCCCCCATTCGGCAGAATTGAGATTTCAAGGTGTAAATTTATCAGGAGCGGATTTAAGTAGACTTGATTTAAggaatataaatttcaaatatgccAATTTACAAGGATGCAATTTGATGGGAGCTAATTTGAGTTGGTGTTGTTTAGAAAGAGCTGATTTTTCTCATGCTGTGTTAGATACAGCTCAATTATTAG gTGTAAAAAGTCTTTGTGCTAATTTCGAAGGTGTGACAATGAGAAACTGTAATTTCAAAGACCCCGCCGGTTTTAGGGCTAACATGGAAGGTGTTAATTTAAAGTGTGCAATATTGGAAGGTAGCGATATGGGTGGAGTTAATTTAAGAGTAGCAACTTTGAAGCATGCTAATCTGAAGAACTGTGATTTGAGAGCAGCCGTACTTGCTGGTGCTGATTTAGAG AATTGTGACTTATCTGGAAGCGATTTGCATGAAGCCAATTTAAGAGGAGCAAATCTCAAAGACGCCGCCTTTGAACTAATGCTTACTCCCCTACATATGTCACAAACTATTCGGTAG